The DNA sequence TTCGTGCCACACTGGCGGCGGCGCGCGGGGGGTGGAAACGGCGTCTGGTGGCGGTTTTTCAGCCGCACCGCTACAGTCGTACCGAGGCTCTGTTTGACGATTTCACGACCGCATTCTATCAGGCCGATCATGTGGTGGTGACCGATATCTACGCTGCGGGGGAGGATCCTGTGCCGGGGGTATCGGGACAGCACCTGGCGACCGGGATTGCCGACCACGGGCACAAAAGTGTCGTCCATGTCGCGACCCTGGAAGCCGCCGTCGAGCACCTGCGTGGGGTACTGCAACCGGGAGACATGGTGATTACACTGGGTGCCGGAGACGTCTGGCAAGTCGGTGCGGCTTTGCTGACGTGACAAAGACGCTCATGTCAGCCACGTTGACAACGCAACTGCGCAACGCCGTTGACGGGACGATCGAAACAGATGTCGCGCTGTCGCAATACACCACCTGGAAGGTAGGCGGGCGAGCTGACTGGTTGATCACCCCCTGCACTATTGCCGGGCTGGAAAAGGTGCTGACGTTGTTGCGTGCGACGGCTGTTCCCTGGCTGGTTGTCGGTGGTGGCAGTAACCTGCTGGTTAAAGATGGTGGTTTTCGTGGTGCGGTCATTGCGATGCACCGACTGCGCGCGATCGATATTCGGTCTGACGGACAGGTGCAGGTTGAAGCGGGAGCGACATTGGCACAGGTGATCACAAAGGGGATCAAGGCGGGGTGGGGTGGGCTGGAAAGTCTGGCCGGGATCCCTGGGACAATTGGTGGCGCGACAGTTATGAACGCCGGAGCTGACGGCGTGGAACTGGGCAGCGTGATTCGTGAGGTGCAGCTGCACAACGGTGAAGATCGACAGCACTGGAGTCATGACCAGTGTGGTTTTTCGTACCGCAGCAGCGCGTTTCAAAGGGACAGTGTGGTGACAGCCGTTACTTTGGCACTCACGGCCGGAGATTCGGCGCAACTTGAAACCCGTTACAGGGAACGGTTGGCAGCCCGTCGCGAAACGCATCCTTACGGTTTGCCCAATGCCGGATCGGTGTTTAAAAATCCCCCCGGCAAAGTCGCCTGGCGGATGATCGATGCGGTCGGATTGCGTGGTGCCCGGCGGGGTGATGCGCAGATATCGCCTTGTCATACAAACTTTATTGTCAATCTAGGGGCCGCCCGTGCAGCAGATATTCTCGCCCTGATTGATTTTACGCGTCAGCG is a window from the Desulfuromonadaceae bacterium genome containing:
- the murB gene encoding UDP-N-acetylmuramate dehydrogenase, encoding MTKTLMSATLTTQLRNAVDGTIETDVALSQYTTWKVGGRADWLITPCTIAGLEKVLTLLRATAVPWLVVGGGSNLLVKDGGFRGAVIAMHRLRAIDIRSDGQVQVEAGATLAQVITKGIKAGWGGLESLAGIPGTIGGATVMNAGADGVELGSVIREVQLHNGEDRQHWSHDQCGFSYRSSAFQRDSVVTAVTLALTAGDSAQLETRYRERLAARRETHPYGLPNAGSVFKNPPGKVAWRMIDAVGLRGARRGDAQISPCHTNFIVNLGAARAADILALIDFTRQRVAAEFDVELETEVKIVGEDG